The Bacteroidia bacterium genomic interval GCAAATAGCAGAAAATCTGAAAGACATTCAGCAAAAGATAAAAAAGGCCGCATTAGATGCCGGCAGAAAGGGAGATAGTGTAAAACTTATAGCGGTTTCCAAAACCAAGCCGATGGAGTTGATTCATGCGGCATATGCAGAAGGGCAATTGGACTTTGGAGAAAATCGGGTGCAGGAATTGAGAGAGAAACATCCGGAACTGCCGGAGGCTCGCTGGCACATGATTGGGACTTTGCAAAGAAATAAAGTGAAGTACATCGCTCCTTTTATTCACCTTATCCATTCCGTCGATTCAAGGAGACTATTAGAAGAGATAGAAAAACAGGCAGCAAAAAATGAACGGACGATCTCTTGTCTGCTTCAGCTGAATATTTCGGATGAGGATGCGAAATCAGGAATGGATGAAGCTGAAGCAAAAGGCATTCTGGAGGACATCGATCAATTTCCACACATTCATATCAAAGGCCTCATGGGTATGGCTGCCTTTGTCTCAGATGAAGGAACCATCCGCAATCAATTTAGACGATTACGGATGGCTGCTGATACATTCGGAAATTTAACTCATAACCGCATCGATATGGAGGAACTCTCTATGGGCATGTCCGGAGACTTTGAAATTGCCATAGAAGAGGGCGCTACCATGGTGCGGGTAGGGAGTGCTGTGTTTGGTTCTCGATATTACCCCTGACTCATGTGCTCTTAAAAGAAATCCAGATCCATGTCCATATGGAGACTATCTTCAAAAGACTCCATTAACAGATCTTCCCCTACAAAAATTTCTTCTTCCATGGGTAGGTCGAAATTGAATGCTTTCATTTCGCCTGTTTCCATAAAATTTCTGAGTTGTGTACTAGCCTTTTTAGGCAGGTCCATTTTCATTCCATCAAGTTCCAGCAAGAAATTTCCCGTTTCTTCCTGTTCTTTTAAACTGATTTCCTGGAAACAATCCATATCATTTAGAGCAACTTCAATAGGTGTTATCCTTCCTTCGCTTAACTTCGCAGCCTTTATATGCTGTTTCGTAATGATCACTTTCATGATTACCGTTTTTTCTTCGTTCTGTTTGATGTCATAAATATCTCTGCCTCCCGCTTGTGTACCTAATGCTCTATTTCGTATTTCTTACAGGTAGTGGAAACTTGTAATATTCGGTTTATTTGTAAATCAAAATAATATACCAAGTGTATTAAGTGCGAGGCTAAAGGCTTCATTCAGAAGCTTTTGATAAAGCGAGCATCCGCTATCAACAACATAGGCCCTGGTAGAAAAAATGTGCCATTGTGGGGAGAAAGAAAGAAAATCACACATTTTTAACAGCTATTAAACCTCCAGGCTTGATTTTCCTCCATTCCAGGGAAGCTTTTCAGAAGGGATCAAGCGCACAAAAGCCCTCTTGCTTCCGTATATAACTTTGAGAGCTTAGGCTTTTCACGTAATTTTAAGATATGGAACTGGGAGTAGATCAAATTAGCCTGCTGATAATCGTCGCTAATCTTATTGTAACCTATAAAGGAGAAAGCGACCCTTCTTTTAAAAAGCAGTACCTCTTCAATGTAGAAGCCATTCTCGTACGGAAAGAATACATCCGTATGCTGAGTTCGGGTTTCCTGCATGGCGGCTGGTTTCACTTCCTGATCAATATGTACTGTCTCTATACCTTTTCGGGCCTCTTTCATTATGTTGGTTTCCCGGCCTGGTATTATCTGGTGATCTATTTTGGGAGTTTGATCGGGGGAAATGCGCTTTCCCTTTTCATCCACAGAAATAATGGCAGTTATAGTGCTCTGGGTGCCTCGGGAGCCGTGAGTGGAGTTGTATTCGCCAATATCGCTTTACAGCCATACGGGCAATTCTATCTCTTTTTCATTATCCCTATGGTGAGTTGGCTGGCAGGTATTCTCTTTGTAGCCTATTCTATTTATGGGATAAAGGCCAAAAATGATAATATCGGCCATGATGCGCATTTGGGGGGAGCTATCATTGGCCTCTTACTAATGTTGCTATATGTACCCGGCCTATTTGCGAAATATCCCATTATCATTTCCGCGCTCTTGTTCCCTGCCATGATCTTCCTCTATTTGATTGTAACCCGTCCGGAGATGCTTTTGATTCCCGGCTATTGGAAGAAGGAGGCCTCAAAGGTGAGTAGCAATTTTACCGTTAAAAAGGGAGGTAAAAAATCTTCCTCTAAATTTGCCAGCGTGGAAGATGAAATCAATCATTTGCTGGATAAAGGTTATGAAAACTTAAGCCCCACAGAGAAAAAACGACTCGAACAATTATCGCGCAGAACAGATGAATAATCTGTCTCAAGCTTTCGGTATGAAACACATATACTTTCTATGCCTGCTCCTCTTGCCTTTCTGGGGATATGGACAGGGTACTTTGCTCAAAGGAAAATTAAAGCTCAATAAGAAGGATCTGACGCTCAAGCTCAAAGGGATCAAGCTCCTGACTGATTTTCAGGAGGGGACGCTTTGGATTTATTATGATGTCGATCGGGGAGCTGCTCAAAACTGGCTGATCAATAGTGAACCCTGGGGCAGTATCCGGTTTCAGGAAGATGGGCAAGGCAATTATTTCGGAAGAGCAGAAATGGGCCAGAATTTTGTGGAATTTGAATCCTGGCGGGATACCGTTTCAAATGAATCCAATTGGGTGATTAAAAGTCTTAGCGACGTTTACTTTCTCCGAAGAAAAAAAGAAGCCACAAGCCAGGATTTTTCTCTCCTCAAGCAAATCGTAACTCCAAAAGGCAGAGCAGAGGTACATCTGATTGATTTTAGCTATGATAAAGATGATCCCAAAAATCTCTACATCATAGATGAAGCTCCCTTGTCAGATTATCCTTTATTAATGAAAGTCGTTGCAGCCTGGTTGGCGACTCTCGAAGGATTGGAACAGTTGACTTTTCTTTCTTTAGAGAACTAGGTAGGAAGAAAGGATTTGGGAAAGTGCTTCTGGATTGTCAGCAGTTGTCTCAACCCCTAGTTCCCCCAATTTATTACTGTGTCCATCTGATATATGACTGGCTCCTGCAAAACCTATGACTTTGCAACCCGCTCCTTTTGCTGCCTGAACACCAGTGAGGCTATCTTCTACGACTAGCACTTCATCTGGGGACAGAGAAAGTGATTGGAGGGCATGCAAATATACATCCGGATGCGGCTTGGGTTTGGGTACATGCTCAGAAGAATAGATTCTCTCTTCAAAAAGAGGCCTGATTCCGCAAATATCCAGAGACATCTGTACATGTGCTACGTGACTATTTGAGACCACTGATTTGGGGAAGGAGATACTTTTGACAAGTTCAGGCATTCCTGCTACCGGTTTCAATTCCTCAGCAAAAACCCGATCTCTTTCTGCCTCAATTTTCTGGTAAAAATTTGGGGGAAAAGGCAGGCCTTCCTGCTCATTTAAATACTTGAGAATCTCCGTATCCAACATGCCTGTAAACTGGCTGGAAAAGGCTTGAAAACTGCTTTGATAGCCGAAGGGTGCCAGCATTTTCAGCATGACCTGTACGGCTACATATTCGCTGTCAATGAGGACTCCGTCACAATCGAAAATCAAATGCTTTATTCCAGACATAATTTTCTGCTTTATTGAATGAGGCAGGGAAATTAGTCCTTTTTATGAAATTTGGATAGATAAATGTCTGTAGAACATAAAAAAACAACAAAGTTGTCATCCCGGAAAATTTTGGAAGTTAACGGAAAAAATTTATCCGGGATCTCTTTCTACTACTAGAGATCCCGGATATTTTTCCATTTCATCGATAAAAATTCCGGGATGTACTGTAGTAAAAGTCAAATAAAATTGGGATTAAATTGAGTTCTATTTTTAGCTACAGCAAAAGCCTGCCTTAAGAGTTTATGAGCAACGGCGACTCTAATGACTTTATGATGTTTACCCTTTTGTTTCATATTTTCTACCATAGATTGACAAAGAGGATTTACTTTCATCGCGGAAAAGGCTCCCATATAGAGATACTTTCTTGCCAAGGCCTGCCCCATTTTTACGATCCTCTCTTTTCCCTTTACAGAGCTACCCGATGTGAAAATACGAGGACATAATCCCAAATAAGCGACCAATTGTTTGGCAGACTCAAATCGGCTAAAGTCATGGGTAATACAGATCAACAAACAAGCGGTCTTAGGTCCTATACCTGGGATGCTCATAAGCGACTGATAGCTTTGTGAACAATGCTCTTTACTAAGGCTGAGCATCTGTTGCTCCAGCCGCTTGATCGAAGCTTGTAGTTGTTCAATCAGATAAAGCTGCTGACTTCTTACCAAAGGATCCACTATGGGAACTTGATCCATAGCCTCGAACTGATTACGAAGCATCTGGAGCTGTTTTTGAAATAGGTTAATGCTAGTCAAAAACTGCTGTAAGCGGAGAAAAATAGCCGCTGGAGGCTGCCAGGGCTTAATAAAGCTTCGGTGATCCCGTCCATATTGAGCAATTAAGCGCGCGTCTTGCTGATCGGTCTTGGTTCGCCTTAATTGCATCTGACTGTAGCGGCGAATGACCAGGGGATTAACTACACTTAGTTTAATCCCATGCTGATGTAAACTAAAGGCCAGGGATAAATAATAGGGACCACTTGCTTCCATGACACAGAGATCTCCTTGAGAGAGGACTTCGATAAATTTACAATGGCCCGAAGCAGTATTGGAATAGCTTTTTACCCAGCTTTTCCCACTATCATTAAGACAGACTACTTCAAAGCTTTTTTTGGCAATGTCGATTCCATATACGTTATTATCCATAATCCTATATTTGAGCAGCTCTGATTCGAACTTATCAATCCTACATTCTGGCTCTTAGCCTACTGTACTGTTCTAGTTTTGAATCAGAGGGAGAGGGAAACCAACATCCCGGACGGTTTTTTAAACCAATGACACTTAACGGATTTATCCCCTCTCCTTTTGCTGCTTATTCAAATACCACAAACTAAGAATTCTTTTCTTCCCTAGCTCTTAGGCAAGTATAGGATGACAATTCTTTGATGATCACTAAATCTCCTGGGCCCAGAACCTAATTCGTCTTTTTCAGGAAGGAATGTATTTCTCCGAAAAGGAATTCATATTCTGCTCCGCTGCTGGAAAATTCGTGAGCTTTTTCCTCGATTTCCACCAATCGCACATTTTTTATTTTCCGCTCATAAATTTCTTCCGAACCATATACCGGTAATGAGAAATGCCGGATCACAAATCGGCTCAGGCTTTCCGGAATATTGATTTTTGTGTCTTGAAATTCATATTCCTGTTCTCTTTTGTATTTGTCAAAAGGAATGCCTTGATGATAAGGAACCATATCATCCTCATTTCCATGAATGAGCAAAGTCGGGATTTGATCTTTTTCCTCAATATGATCCAGCTCGAATATTCCTCCCGCAATGGCTATCAAGCCCCGGATTTTTCCTCGGCTGAGATCTTCTTCTGATTGGCCCTTGTAAGGCAAGCAATCCAGGCAGTCCAGCGGATCATGCTTGAAGAAGTCAAAGGCTTCTCGTTCATCGATGTAGGCATAATTCAAAGCTAGTATGGCTCCTGCACTATAGCCCGCTAAATAAATGCGATCCGGATCTACACCCCATACTTCGGCATTTGCTTCACAATAGGCGAGCAAACTATGTGCATCCTGCAAACTGCGGTAGATCTGATTTTTGGCAAGTTTGCCCGGCTTCATCAATTGATTCAGCAAATCTCCCAAACCTCCCTGATAATCAGCAAGTCGATAATTGGCCGCCAGGGTCGCATAACCTCTTCCCGCAAAGTCCTTGCACAAACGCTGAATCAGAGCATCATTCTTGCTTCCGGTCAGAAAAGCTCCGGGATGAAGAAATACGATCAGGGACTTTTCTTTATCCTCATTTTCCGGCAAAAAAAGATCATAGGTCATTTGCCATGCCTTTCGATCTGTATGCTCGGCATAGGCTTCATCTTCTGCCCATTGTTCTACAGGAAACAGCTTGCGGCTATTGGATTGGCCTTTTAGTTCGGCTTCCTCCAGAATGACATGCTTTTTGGGAAAATCAGGAACAGAATCTTTTTCTGCTTTACAGGAAAAGAAGAGAAAAGGAATCAATAAAAGGATGGAATGCTTCATTCGGCCCGGCTTTATATAAAAGACGGAAGGGGAGGGGGAAGGTTGAAAAAATGTTAGTGTGTTAGGGTATTAATGTGTTAGTGATTGGGAAAATGGATTCATTAGAACCCTCGTACCCTAACACACAAACACCCTAACACGTCAAAAGCCTCCGGCTTTATGCTTTCACTCCCTCATACATTGCCTCTCTCTGAGCTTTGATATCCTCACTGAGGATATAGTCATCATAGCTCATCATTTTATCGAGAACTCCATTTGGAGTGATTTCGATTACCCGAGTAGCAGAAGTCTGCATGAACTCGTGGTCAGAAGAGTAGAGGAGTAGAGATCCGGGATATTTGATCAACTCATTGTTGAAGGCGGTAATGGCCTCCAGGTCGAGGTGGTTGGTCGGTTCGTTGAGCATGAGGAAGTTGGGTTGAGACATCATCATGCGTGCGATCATACAACGTACTCTTTCCCCTCCGGAAAGGACGGTAGCTTTTTTGAGGGATTCTTCTCCTGAGAAAAGCATTTGTCCCAAAAATCCGCGGGCAAATTCTTCTTCCTGGTTATCGGTGAATTGCTGAATCCACTCAATCAGGTTAAGGTTTTTGGTGAAGAAATGCTCATTTTCATTAGGGAGGTAGGCATGTGTGATGGTTTGTCCCCACTTGAAGCTTCCACTAACTGCTTCCTTTTCTCCATTAAGGATTTCAAATAAGGTGGTGATAGCCAAAGAATCTCTGGATAAGAGGGCGATTTTATCCCCTCTTTGCATATCAAAGGTGATATCTCTAAACAGGACTCTCCCATCTATCTCTGCAGTCAAACCATCAAGGTTGAGGATTTGATCCCCTGCCTGACGTTCCTGCTTAAACATGATCGCAGGATATTTTCTTTTAGAAGGCTGAATATCTTCAAGGGTAAGCTTTTGCAACATCTTCTTACGCGCAGTTGCTTGCTTGGATTTTGAAGCATTGGCGCTGAAACGTGCGATGAAATCCTGAAGTTCTTTCCGCTTATCTTCCAGTTTTTTATTCTTATCAGCTCTTTGTCTCAGGGCCAACTGACTGGATTGGTACCAGAAAGAATAGTTACCCGTAAACTGCTGAATTTTTCCGAAATCAATATCGGTAACATGCGTACAAACCGCATCCAAAAAGTGCCTGTCGTGAGATACCACGATCACAGTATTTTTGAAGTCTGCCAGGAAGTCCTCCAACCAGGCAATGGTTTCGACATCAAGGTCGTTGGTAGGCTCATCAAGTAGGAGGATATCTGGATTTCCAAATAAAGCCTGAGCCAGCAGGACCCGTACTTTTTGGTTACCGGTCAAATCTGCCATTTGCATGTAATGCAGATCCTCGGTGATTCCCAGATTGGAAAGGAGTTCGGCAGCATCGCTTTCGGCATTCCATCCATCCATATCTTCAAACTCTGCTCCCAGCTCACCTGCTTTGATCCCATCTTCTTCGCTGAAGTCCGGCTTGGCGTAAATGGCATCCATTTCGCTTTTTACCTTCCACAGTTTTTCATCACCCATGATCACGGTTTGCAATACGGGATGCTCATCGTATGCAAAGTGATCCTGTTTCAATACAGACATGCGCGCATTGGGATCAATGGATACATGGCCGGTGGTAGAATCTATTTCGCCTGAAAGGATTTTCAGGAAGGTAGATTTACCGGCTCCATTGGCTCCAATTACTCCATAGCAATTTCCGGGCGTGAATTTTAGATTGGCTTCTTCAAACAAGGCCCGCTTTCCAAAACGGAGAGAAAGATTGGATACTGTAATCATTAGGATTTCCTACTCTTTGTGAATTCGGCTGCAAAGATAAGGAAAATAATTGCCAAAGAGAATGTTTGATAGGGATAAATTAGAAGCCATCTCTGGTGAAATTTCTTATTTATGAACAACTATCTTCAAAGCTCCTGACTTCCTGCCTTTCCAAATGAAAGTAAGGAAATAAAGACCCTTTGGAACGGTCTCGATATTTAGGCTTACGCTGTTTTGTAGGCGAGTATCGATCCAATGGTGTTTGATGACTCTTCCCGTCTGATCAAGTAAATGCAATTCAAGCTTGCCCGATGGAAGGTATTCCCAATCGATTTCCAGGAAATCTTTAGCGGGATTTGGATAAGCCTTCAGCTGGGCAGATTCTAACAAGGGATCAAGTGCCAGATATGTGGCTGTATCCGGACAGACTCCGGATGAATCCGTCAACTTTTCATAACAGTTCATAGTTGAAAGGCTATAAAGATCCCCAATACCTTCTTGTGTATGGCTGTATCTACTCTCAATTGTCAAACCCAGGGCTTTTTCATATCCCAATACTAGTCTTGTTGACTGCAAGAGATTTGTCGAATCAATAGGAGGCGTAAAGTATTCCAATACATAATATGCCTGTTGATTGAGAGGCTCCTTGAGAAAGGGCCCT includes:
- a CDS encoding YggS family pyridoxal phosphate-dependent enzyme, which translates into the protein MQIAENLKDIQQKIKKAALDAGRKGDSVKLIAVSKTKPMELIHAAYAEGQLDFGENRVQELREKHPELPEARWHMIGTLQRNKVKYIAPFIHLIHSVDSRRLLEEIEKQAAKNERTISCLLQLNISDEDAKSGMDEAEAKGILEDIDQFPHIHIKGLMGMAAFVSDEGTIRNQFRRLRMAADTFGNLTHNRIDMEELSMGMSGDFEIAIEEGATMVRVGSAVFGSRYYP
- a CDS encoding rhomboid family intramembrane serine protease, which translates into the protein MELGVDQISLLIIVANLIVTYKGESDPSFKKQYLFNVEAILVRKEYIRMLSSGFLHGGWFHFLINMYCLYTFSGLFHYVGFPAWYYLVIYFGSLIGGNALSLFIHRNNGSYSALGASGAVSGVVFANIALQPYGQFYLFFIIPMVSWLAGILFVAYSIYGIKAKNDNIGHDAHLGGAIIGLLLMLLYVPGLFAKYPIIISALLFPAMIFLYLIVTRPEMLLIPGYWKKEASKVSSNFTVKKGGKKSSSKFASVEDEINHLLDKGYENLSPTEKKRLEQLSRRTDE
- a CDS encoding HAD family phosphatase, translated to MSGIKHLIFDCDGVLIDSEYVAVQVMLKMLAPFGYQSSFQAFSSQFTGMLDTEILKYLNEQEGLPFPPNFYQKIEAERDRVFAEELKPVAGMPELVKSISFPKSVVSNSHVAHVQMSLDICGIRPLFEERIYSSEHVPKPKPHPDVYLHALQSLSLSPDEVLVVEDSLTGVQAAKGAGCKVIGFAGASHISDGHSNKLGELGVETTADNPEALSQILSSYLVL
- a CDS encoding IS110 family transposase, whose protein sequence is MDNNVYGIDIAKKSFEVVCLNDSGKSWVKSYSNTASGHCKFIEVLSQGDLCVMEASGPYYLSLAFSLHQHGIKLSVVNPLVIRRYSQMQLRRTKTDQQDARLIAQYGRDHRSFIKPWQPPAAIFLRLQQFLTSINLFQKQLQMLRNQFEAMDQVPIVDPLVRSQQLYLIEQLQASIKRLEQQMLSLSKEHCSQSYQSLMSIPGIGPKTACLLICITHDFSRFESAKQLVAYLGLCPRIFTSGSSVKGKERIVKMGQALARKYLYMGAFSAMKVNPLCQSMVENMKQKGKHHKVIRVAVAHKLLRQAFAVAKNRTQFNPNFI
- a CDS encoding alpha/beta hydrolase, yielding MKHSILLLIPFLFFSCKAEKDSVPDFPKKHVILEEAELKGQSNSRKLFPVEQWAEDEAYAEHTDRKAWQMTYDLFLPENEDKEKSLIVFLHPGAFLTGSKNDALIQRLCKDFAGRGYATLAANYRLADYQGGLGDLLNQLMKPGKLAKNQIYRSLQDAHSLLAYCEANAEVWGVDPDRIYLAGYSAGAILALNYAYIDEREAFDFFKHDPLDCLDCLPYKGQSEEDLSRGKIRGLIAIAGGIFELDHIEEKDQIPTLLIHGNEDDMVPYHQGIPFDKYKREQEYEFQDTKINIPESLSRFVIRHFSLPVYGSEEIYERKIKNVRLVEIEEKAHEFSSSGAEYEFLFGEIHSFLKKTN
- a CDS encoding ATP-binding cassette domain-containing protein; this encodes MITVSNLSLRFGKRALFEEANLKFTPGNCYGVIGANGAGKSTFLKILSGEIDSTTGHVSIDPNARMSVLKQDHFAYDEHPVLQTVIMGDEKLWKVKSEMDAIYAKPDFSEEDGIKAGELGAEFEDMDGWNAESDAAELLSNLGITEDLHYMQMADLTGNQKVRVLLAQALFGNPDILLLDEPTNDLDVETIAWLEDFLADFKNTVIVVSHDRHFLDAVCTHVTDIDFGKIQQFTGNYSFWYQSSQLALRQRADKNKKLEDKRKELQDFIARFSANASKSKQATARKKMLQKLTLEDIQPSKRKYPAIMFKQERQAGDQILNLDGLTAEIDGRVLFRDITFDMQRGDKIALLSRDSLAITTLFEILNGEKEAVSGSFKWGQTITHAYLPNENEHFFTKNLNLIEWIQQFTDNQEEEFARGFLGQMLFSGEESLKKATVLSGGERVRCMIARMMMSQPNFLMLNEPTNHLDLEAITAFNNELIKYPGSLLLYSSDHEFMQTSATRVIEITPNGVLDKMMSYDDYILSEDIKAQREAMYEGVKA